In Struthio camelus isolate bStrCam1 chromosome 4, bStrCam1.hap1, whole genome shotgun sequence, a genomic segment contains:
- the FABP2 gene encoding fatty acid-binding protein, intestinal: MAFNGTWEIDRNENYEKFMEAMGINIVKRKLGAHDNLKIVIQQDGNKFTVKESSNFRSIEIEFTLGVSFEYSLADGTVLTGSWNIEGNKLAGTFTRKDNGKSLLAFREIIGDELVQTYIYEGVEAKRIFKRG; the protein is encoded by the exons ATGGCATTTAATGGTACTTGGGAAATAGACAGAAATGAAAACTATGAAAAGTTCATGGAGGCAATGG GTATCAATATAGTGAAAAGGAAGTTAGGAGCCCATGATAATCTGAAGATCGTTATTCAGCAAGACGGAAACAAATTTACTGTCAAAGAATCAAGTAACTTCCGTTCCATAGAAATTGAATTCACTCTTGGAGTCAGTTTTGAGTACAGTTTGGCTGATGGGACTGTATTAACT GGCTCTTGGAACATAGAAGGAAATAAACTTGCAGGAACATTTACTAGAAAAGATAATGGCAAATCACTCCTGGCATTCAGAGAAATCATAGGTGATGAACTTGTTCAG ACCTATATATATGAAGGAGTTGAAGCCAAGAGAATCTTCAAAAGGGGCTAA